The following proteins are encoded in a genomic region of Xenopus laevis strain J_2021 chromosome 3L, Xenopus_laevis_v10.1, whole genome shotgun sequence:
- the nudcd2.L gene encoding NudC domain containing 2 L homeolog, producing the protein MSVHFDERSGVVLCQTPWGCWSQTMEEIFIEVNVPEGTTSKEIQCKLGSRDVSLIVKGKDVLKGKLFDSTITDEATWTLEDRKLIRIVLTKTNRDAGNCWSSLLEGEYSADPWIQDEMQKKLTLERFQRENPGFDFSGAEISGNYSKGGPDFSNLQK; encoded by the exons ATGTCTGTTCACTTCGATGAGAGGAGCGGGGTGGTGCTTTGTCAGACGCCATGGGGCTGCTGGTCTCAGACCATGGAAGAGATTTTCATTGAAGTTAATGTGCCTGAAGGGACAACATCCAAAGAAATCCAGTGCAAATTGGGAAGTCGGGATGTTTCACTGATTGTGAAGGGGAAGGACGTACTTAAG gggaaatTATTTGATTCTACAATAACTGATGAAGCAACATGGACTCTag AGGATAGGAAACTTATACGGATAGTCCTAACGAAAACAAATCGGGACGCTGGCAATTGCTGGAGCTCTTTATTAGAAGGAGAATATTCAGCAGACCCCTGGATCCAAGATGAGATGCAAAAGAAGCTTACACTTGAAAGATTTCAGAGAGAG AATCCAGGCTTCGATTTCAGTGGAGCAGAAATTTCTGGGAACTACAGCAAAGGGGGACCTGACTTCTCAAATCTACAAAAGTGA